The following are encoded together in the Citrobacter arsenatis genome:
- the artJ gene encoding arginine ABC transporter substrate-binding protein ArtJ, which translates to MKKLVLAALLATFAAGASAADKISFGVSATYPPFESLDASNKIVGFDIDLATALCKQMQADCTFTNHAFDSLIPALKFKKYDAVISGMDITPERSKQVAFTQPYYANSALVIAKKDTYKTFADLKGKRIGMENGTTHQKYLQDKHPEVKTVAYDSYQNAIIDLKNGRIDGVFGDTAVVNEWLKTNPQLGVATDKVTDPQYFGTGLGIAVRPDNKALLEKLNSALAAIKADGTYQKISDQWFPQ; encoded by the coding sequence ATGAAAAAGTTAGTACTGGCCGCATTACTTGCTACTTTCGCCGCTGGCGCCTCAGCTGCTGATAAAATTAGTTTCGGCGTATCAGCCACTTACCCGCCATTTGAGTCGCTCGACGCAAGCAATAAAATTGTCGGATTTGACATCGACCTGGCAACGGCGCTGTGCAAACAAATGCAGGCTGACTGTACTTTCACCAATCATGCTTTTGACAGCCTGATCCCCGCGCTGAAATTCAAAAAATATGATGCGGTGATTTCCGGAATGGACATCACGCCAGAGCGTAGCAAGCAGGTTGCATTTACTCAGCCTTACTATGCAAACTCTGCGCTGGTGATTGCGAAAAAGGACACCTACAAAACCTTTGCCGACCTGAAAGGCAAACGCATCGGCATGGAAAACGGCACCACGCACCAGAAATACCTGCAGGATAAACATCCTGAAGTGAAAACAGTGGCCTACGACAGCTATCAGAATGCGATTATCGACCTGAAAAATGGTCGTATTGATGGCGTATTTGGCGATACCGCTGTGGTTAACGAATGGCTGAAAACCAACCCGCAGTTAGGCGTAGCCACTGACAAAGTGACCGACCCACAATACTTCGGTACCGGCCTTGGCATCGCGGTTCGCCCGGATAACAAAGCCCTGCTGGAAAAACTGAACAGCGCGCTGGCGGCCATCAAGGCTGACGGCACGTACCAGAAAATCAGCGATCAGTGGTTCCCGCAGTAA
- the yegS gene encoding lipid kinase YegS has product MIAFPASLLILNGKSADNLPLRDTIANLRDEGVEIHVRVTWEKGDAQRYVDEARQLGVATVIAGGGDGTINEVSTALIQSQGTNIPALGILPLGTANDFATSVGIPDAIDKALKLAIAGNATEIDMVQVNDKTCFINMATGGFGTRITTETPEKLKAALGGVSYFIHGLMRMDTLKPDICDIRGEDFHWQGKALVIGIGNGRQAGGGQQLCPTALINDGLLQLRIFTGEELLPGLLSALTQSEDNPNIIDGASSWFDIRAPHEITFNLDGEPLSGQEFHIEILPAALRCRLPPGCPLLR; this is encoded by the coding sequence ATGATAGCATTCCCTGCCAGTTTACTGATCCTCAATGGAAAAAGTGCTGATAATCTCCCCCTGCGTGACACCATTGCGAATCTGCGTGATGAGGGCGTGGAAATCCACGTTCGCGTTACCTGGGAAAAAGGCGACGCCCAACGCTACGTTGATGAAGCTCGTCAGTTGGGCGTTGCAACGGTGATTGCCGGCGGCGGCGACGGTACTATTAACGAAGTCTCGACGGCGCTAATCCAGTCACAGGGCACCAATATTCCCGCGCTGGGGATTTTACCGTTGGGAACGGCGAATGACTTTGCCACCAGCGTAGGCATACCCGACGCCATTGATAAAGCGTTAAAGCTGGCTATCGCCGGGAATGCCACTGAGATCGATATGGTGCAGGTCAACGATAAAACCTGTTTTATCAATATGGCGACCGGCGGCTTCGGTACACGCATCACCACCGAGACGCCAGAAAAACTCAAGGCTGCGTTGGGTGGCGTATCGTACTTTATTCACGGATTAATGCGCATGGATACGCTCAAGCCCGACATCTGCGATATTCGAGGGGAAGATTTTCACTGGCAGGGTAAGGCGCTGGTGATTGGTATTGGTAATGGTCGTCAGGCCGGTGGAGGGCAACAGCTTTGCCCGACGGCGCTGATCAACGATGGTCTGTTGCAACTACGCATCTTTACCGGCGAAGAACTGCTGCCAGGGCTGCTTTCGGCGTTAACCCAATCCGAAGACAACCCTAACATTATTGACGGCGCATCATCGTGGTTTGATATCCGTGCCCCGCACGAAATTACCTTTAATCTCGATGGTGAACCGCTTAGCGGACAAGAATTTCATATTGAAATCCTGCCCGCGGCGCTACGTTGCCGACTGCCGCCGGGTTGTCCGCTACTGCGCTAA
- the fbaB gene encoding class I fructose-bisphosphate aldolase: MTDIAQLLGKDADNLLQHRCMTIPSDQLYLPGHDYVDRVMVDNNRPPAVLRNMQTLYNTGRLAGTGYLSILPVDQGVEHSAGASFAANPLYFDPKNIVELAIEAGCNCVASTYGVLASVSRRYAHRIPFLVKINHNETLSYPNTFDQTLYASVEQAFNMGAVAVGATIYFGSEESRRQIEEISAAFERAHELGMVTVLWAYLRNSAFKKDGVDYHVSADLTGQANHLAATIGADIVKQKMAENNGGYKAVNFGYTDDRVYSKLTSDNPIDLVRYQLANCYMGRAGLINSGGAAGGETDLSDAVRTAVINKRAGGMGLILGRKAFKKTMADGVKLINAVQDVYLDSKVTIA; the protein is encoded by the coding sequence ATGACTGATATTGCGCAGTTGCTTGGCAAAGACGCCGACAACCTTTTACAGCATCGTTGTATGACCATTCCTTCTGACCAACTTTACCTGCCTGGACATGACTACGTCGATCGCGTGATGGTGGATAACAACCGTCCGCCAGCCGTGCTGCGTAATATGCAGACGCTGTATAACACGGGTCGACTGGCCGGGACAGGTTATCTGTCGATTCTGCCGGTGGATCAGGGCGTGGAGCATTCCGCTGGGGCATCGTTTGCCGCTAACCCGCTGTATTTTGATCCGAAGAATATTGTGGAGCTGGCTATTGAAGCCGGGTGTAACTGCGTGGCATCGACCTATGGCGTGCTGGCTTCTGTTTCCCGTCGCTACGCGCACCGCATTCCGTTCCTTGTGAAGATTAACCACAACGAAACGCTGAGCTATCCCAACACCTTTGACCAGACGCTGTATGCCAGCGTCGAGCAGGCGTTCAATATGGGGGCGGTGGCGGTAGGGGCAACCATCTATTTCGGTTCAGAGGAGTCTCGCCGCCAGATTGAAGAGATTTCTGCCGCATTTGAACGTGCTCATGAGCTAGGTATGGTCACCGTACTGTGGGCGTATCTGCGTAACTCGGCGTTTAAAAAAGATGGCGTGGATTACCATGTTTCTGCCGATCTTACCGGGCAGGCTAACCATCTGGCGGCCACTATCGGCGCGGATATCGTTAAGCAGAAAATGGCGGAAAACAACGGCGGGTATAAAGCGGTCAACTTTGGCTACACCGACGATCGCGTCTATAGCAAGCTGACCAGCGACAACCCGATTGACCTGGTGCGTTATCAACTGGCGAACTGCTATATGGGGCGTGCCGGGTTAATTAACTCTGGCGGGGCGGCTGGCGGCGAAACCGATCTGAGCGATGCGGTACGTACTGCGGTGATTAACAAACGAGCGGGCGGTATGGGGCTGATTCTTGGACGCAAGGCATTCAAGAAAACCATGGCCGACGGCGTTAAGCTAATTAACGCCGTGCAGGATGTTTATCTGGACAGTAAGGTCACCATTGCCTGA
- a CDS encoding nucleoside permease: protein MKTTVKLSFMMFVEWFIWGAWFVPLWLWLSKSGFSAGEIGWSYACTAIAAILSPILVGSVTDRFFSAQKVLAVLMFAGAILMYFAAQQTTFSGFFPLLLAYSLTYMPTIALTNSIAFANVPDVERDFPRIRVMGTIGWIASGLACGFLPQMLGYSDISPTNIPLLITAGSSALLGVFAFFLPDTPPKSTGKMDFKVMLGLDALILLRDKNFLVFFFCSFLFAMPLAFYYIFANGYLTEVGMKNATGWMTLGQFSEIFFMLALPFFTKRFGIKKVLLLGLITAAIRYGFFVYGGAEDYFTYALLFLGILLHGVSYDFYYVTAYIYVDKKAPVHMRTAAQGLITLCCQGFGSLLGYRLGGVMMEKMFAYKEPVDGLTFNWAGMWGFGAIMIAVIAVMFMIFFRESDKEITAIKVDDRDVALKQGEVK, encoded by the coding sequence ATGAAAACTACAGTTAAGCTGTCGTTCATGATGTTTGTAGAGTGGTTTATCTGGGGCGCCTGGTTTGTACCGCTGTGGCTGTGGCTGAGTAAAAGTGGCTTTAGCGCCGGGGAGATAGGCTGGTCCTACGCGTGTACCGCGATTGCCGCGATCCTCTCGCCCATCCTGGTCGGCTCTGTCACTGACCGCTTTTTCTCCGCGCAGAAAGTGCTGGCGGTGTTGATGTTCGCTGGCGCTATTTTGATGTACTTCGCCGCCCAGCAAACCACCTTCAGCGGATTCTTCCCGCTGTTACTGGCCTATTCGTTGACCTATATGCCGACGATTGCGCTGACCAACAGCATCGCTTTTGCCAACGTACCGGACGTTGAGCGTGATTTCCCGCGCATCCGCGTAATGGGGACTATTGGCTGGATTGCTTCTGGTTTGGCCTGCGGTTTCTTACCGCAAATGCTTGGCTATAGCGACATTTCACCCACCAATATCCCCCTGCTTATCACTGCCGGAAGCTCCGCGCTGTTGGGCGTTTTTGCGTTCTTCTTACCGGATACGCCGCCAAAAAGTACCGGCAAAATGGATTTCAAAGTCATGCTGGGTCTGGATGCGCTGATCCTGTTGCGTGATAAGAACTTCCTCGTCTTTTTCTTTTGCTCTTTCCTGTTTGCGATGCCGCTGGCGTTCTATTACATCTTCGCCAACGGCTACCTGACCGAAGTCGGCATGAAAAACGCCACCGGTTGGATGACGCTGGGCCAGTTCTCTGAAATCTTCTTTATGCTGGCGCTACCGTTCTTCACCAAACGCTTTGGCATTAAAAAGGTATTGCTGCTTGGTCTTATTACTGCGGCTATCCGCTATGGATTTTTCGTTTATGGCGGTGCGGAAGATTATTTCACTTATGCTCTGCTGTTTCTCGGCATTCTGCTGCACGGCGTCAGTTACGACTTCTACTACGTCACGGCCTACATTTATGTCGATAAAAAAGCGCCGGTACACATGCGCACTGCTGCACAAGGGCTTATCACTCTCTGCTGTCAGGGATTTGGCAGCCTGCTCGGTTACCGTCTGGGCGGTGTGATGATGGAAAAAATGTTTGCCTATAAGGAACCGGTTGATGGACTCACCTTTAACTGGGCTGGCATGTGGGGATTTGGCGCGATAATGATCGCCGTCATTGCAGTGATGTTTATGATTTTCTTTCGCGAATCAGATAAAGAAATCACCGCCATTAAGGTGGACGATCGCGATGTAGCGTTGAAACAAGGGGAAGTAAAATGA